The following coding sequences are from one Triticum aestivum cultivar Chinese Spring chromosome 5A, IWGSC CS RefSeq v2.1, whole genome shotgun sequence window:
- the LOC123101845 gene encoding uncharacterized protein produces the protein MEEPGILREGCTEEEEAAAKSEGLSRHYLDGSALKQCSEGFADQNCGTEESDQGVSGKVDSTLVDQQNELPVEDPAGGSAIAEETEVEGKPMENSLNDALGEVPEAVPVETEGTAMENTLNDAIGEEPEAVPLETRGKTMEDTLNDSGSLPLKSQGDLQTEEHDDGGKLGASEATEGNDTMPAETVSCATGANSAVPVPEAGKPEDGSEGAPPEEESAEATAPATHDNCPKGDDDDKNKEGLSDEDQKLKEMLQKLLVSGNDQMGIIAELSDKVKSLERKLAVHKRRRPKVRVQHRAVRDTTANNVH, from the exons ATGGAAGAGCCAGGCATTTTGAGGGAAGGATGTACTGAAGAA GAGGAAGCCGCAGCGAAGAGTGAAGGATTATCAAGGCACTACCTGGATGGCTCGGCGTTGAAACAATGCAGTGAAGGATTTGCTGATCAAAACTGCGGCACTGAAGAATCAGATCAAGGGGTTTCTGGTAAGGTTGATTCAACACTTGTGGATCAGCAAAATGAACTTCCTGTGGAGGACCCAGCAGGTGGCTCTGCCATTGCAGAGGAGACTGAAGTCGAAGGCAAGCCCATGGAAAATTCTCTGAATGATGCACTTGGAGAGGTGCCTGAAGCCGTACCAGTGGAAACCGAAGGCACCGCCATGGAAAATACTCTGAATGATGCAATTGGGGAGGAGCCCGAAGCCGTACCACTGGAAACGAGAGGCAAGACCATGGAAGATACACTGAACGATTCAGGATCG TTGCCCTTGAAGAGCCAAGGTGACCTTCAAACGGAGGAACATGACGATGGAGGTAAACTGGGTGCTTCTGAAGCAACAGAGGGCAATGACACCATGCCTGCAGAGACTGTATCATGTGCAACAGGGGCAAATTCTGCAGTACCTGTGCCAGAAGCGGGCAAGCCGGAAGACGGTTCTGAAGGAGCACCTCCAGAGGAAGAATCAGCAGAAGCTACGGCCCCTGCGACGCACGATAACTGTCCGAagggcgacgacgacgacaagAACAAGGAGGGACTGAGCGACGAGGACCAGAAGCTGAAGGAGATGCTGCAGAAGCTCCTCGTGTCCGGCAACGACCAGATGGGGATCATCGCGGAGCTGAGCGACAAGGTGAAGTCGCTGGAGAGGAAGCTCGCGGTGCACAAGAGGAGGAGGCCCAAGGTGAGGGTGCAGCACAGGGCAGTCAGGGACACGACGGCCAACAACGTCCACTGA